CAAAGAAGGGGACATACGCCTCTTCCACCTGCTCATTACTGTGTCTGATCATCTCCGTGCCATGTCCTCGTTCACTTAGCCTAAGTTGGGTGTTTGTCTCCATTTCCAAATGCAATAAGACATCTGAGAAAGACTAAGGTAGGTGTgggcaggaagaagggaggaagttaGACCCAGTGGCTTGAGCACCCTCTGATGCCTCCTTATCCTCAGCTCCACACGAGCCCTTGCAGTGTGAGCTCCACAGCCATCCACCTGACCAGGGTCAAATGCCTTGTACATGGGGTCTACCAGTAAGCCTGTGGCCAGCCTTCCACTTCATGAATCGTCACATTTACATGAGACATGTGGAGGGAGAGGGGTCAGCCTCCTAGCTCCTGTCCTGTATGTAGCGTTTAAGTCAAGTCAGGCCAGGCTGTGGTAACCAAGCCAGTACCTTCTTTAAAGAACAGTTGTTTCTCATTCATACAGTGTGTTGTACGTGTGAGTGATTCCCTGGGGCAGCTGCTCTTCATGGTGACTCAGCTAATTAGACTGCTTTTCTACTGGGATTGTGCCATCTCAACACAAGGCTGTCTTGGTCGACttggctggggaggaggagaagagtcATGCACGGGGAGTTAAGTTCTTTGACCAGGAACCTTTTCTTCACTTTCCGTTGGTGAGAACGAGTCGCACAGCTCCAGGAGAGTAGGAAGTCTAGTTTCTCGTTTTCCATGGGCCTAGGAATTAGAGGATGAACACTAGCGATGTCTTCCACGTCttgctctctttttctttacCTGTTATAATCTCCCGTggagaagagattatttttctgaTTGGTCTGATCCAGGCCTCTAACCAAGGGCATTTACTAAGGGTCATAGAGCAGAAAAGGTTGCACAATTGCATTTCACCTCTCTTTTTTGAATCCTGCttcattaaaactttaaaaactcacTTAGAGACCACTTCTTGCTCTTCTTagttatcaaatatattttcttccaactCCTTTTTGACAGATCTTGCCTTGTTCTCAGCTGAGTCCGTTGCAACCTTCTAAATGGAACTCCCTCATTTCCCTTTATCCCCTGCTAATCGTCCTGTCTTTGTTCCTTTATCTGAAGAAGTGTACCCTTCTTCCCCCAAGCCTTATGCTctctatcttagtccatttgtgttacTGTAACAAGATACGTGAGAtagggtaatttatgaagaacagaaatttatttctcacagttctggaagctagacgTTCAAGGTCATGGCCCTGGAAGATTTGATGCCTTGGCCATCAACTTGAAAAAAGTCACTGCAGTGAACTTGTGGTTACCATGATATCCTGGGTTCATTCTTAACATGCACAGTATAGGCAAATAAGGGCCACATTTCATGATGAAAGGTGATGTGAAACGATGGGTAAACATTGCcctttaaataataataacatagatGGTGAATTACAATTTGCACCTTTGGTTTTATTTGCTTAAAGATAGTGTTTTACTGTCTAGGTTTTACTGAAAGAATACTTAACTAAACACTTGAGTCAAATCATTCCAGTGTAACAGTCCTCACaaggaggaaggcagaagggcaaaagtgCCAAGCTATTGCCTCCAAtccttctatttttattgattgattgattgattaagaCAGGGCCTCGttctgttacccatgctggagtacagtggtgctttcatggctcactgcaactttgaacttctgggctcaagtagtcttcccacctcagcctccaaagtagctaagaccacaggtgcatgccaccatgtttatttctttaattttttaaaattttatttggacacgggggtctcactatattttccaggctggtgtctaacttctggcctcaagcaatcttcctccttagcctcccaaagtgctgggattacgggcatgagccgtCATCCCTGCTCTGTCTAGCCCTTTTTAAAGTCTCTAATCCCATTCAGGAGGCCTCTGcattcatgacttaatcacctcctaaagggcCCACCTTTTGATACTATCACATTGATGATTAAGTtgcaacacatgaattttgagtgacattcagaccacagcattttggagaaaatgtcccctttcttctcttttttatcttcagtttctcttttctACAGATGCCTTCCACTTCACTTGGAACCTTGTTGAGGTCTTTCCTGTCTTAAAAGTTTCTTTTCCCAAAACACCAGAACTCattccttctgtctaactgtaactttgtactcGTTACCAACCTCTACTCATTTCTACCCCtgactccccagcctctggtaactactaATGTACTCTTTACTTTGATGaggtcaacttttttagattccacgtatGAGTGAAATCACGTAATATAGTCCTTCTGTtcttggcttgtttcacttaacatagggccctccaggttcacccatgttgttgcaaatgacaggatttcatgcttttttatggctgaatagtattccatcatgtatatatatcacatactaattaccttgatttgatcactGCACAATGTATACGTGTGTTGAAACAtgctgtaccccataaatatgtacaattattacgtgtcaatttaaaaaacccaagaaaagtattttttcttagtgttgttttttctaaaatgtatcccattttttccactttcaaaATTCTTGAAAGACTGTTTTAATCTGCtgcctttgttttcttgtttccaATTCACTCTTTTGAAATATGGCTTCTACCTTTAACACTCTGCTGTCCTCTTGAAGCTTATTGGTGCCCTACTAATCATAAAACACAATAATGCTCTCTTATATTGTATCCTGGTGAGcctttttgcaaaattttattctttgagaattctctttccatgttttttttcttttctttttttgtggtccTTTTGGCTTATAGGAAATTGTGCTCTCCAAATGTTCTCtatgtcttctatttcttctctGATAATCCCTTTACTAAATCCTCTTGAGGCATATGCTTCAGCATGCTTAATTTACATACTCTTAATTCCTTCCTAATTTACACACTGCCTGTCGGCAATGTCAACACCCCATAGGAAGGGAGACCTATTGGTCAGAACAGGCCAGGGAATAGTTCAAGAATACATAATAAACAGTCTGCCTAGTTCTTCTAGGGCCCCATAATATGTCGAAcatatatttttacttcttctCGCAGCCCAGTTTTAGTACACCCAAACTACTGTCAGTGATTCTGCAGGCAAACAATGGTTGAGTGGTATGACACAACTTGGTGAAAGTATCCTACCCAGTACCTGATGATGCAAAACTCTTCTATCTTGATTGGTTGTCAATCTGAGGAGTTTCCAATCCTGGGGAAGCCAGAAAAACAGCGATTTATACTCTTAATGGGTACTTTTTGACTGAATTTTATGAACCCATTCTGAAGAGGCTGACAATTTTactctctcatttttttcctttctccagaATGGGTTCTAGGTGGGTCCCCTGGGTGGTGGCTCTGCTAGTGAATCTGACCAGACTGGATTCCTCCATGACTCAAGGCACAGACTCTCCAGGTAAGAACAGAGCAATTATTTTTTTCCGGTGTGTATGCAAGAATTGGCATGGGGGAGTGATGCCTTTCCTTGTAAGTCCAGGCCACAGACCAGACTGGAAGTGGCTTTTGGTTTCAAAGAGCAGTGTTCTTCCCTTTGGCAGAAAAGTACGCCTTGCCTCTTTACATGGGATGGACTTCATATACAGAGCCACCTATTCAAGGGGTagggaggcaggaagaggggAACATTGTGTCTTGTTTAGGATCCTTATTGTGTGTATCAACCTCAGTCAGTGCCTGGGCGTGTTTAAGGCCTTGACTTCGGTTCGAGCCTGCTGGGAAAAACCTGCAGGTGGCTGGgtcacagaggcattctgtgattTTTCGATCAGGACACGGAAAGAAACCTCAGTTGGGGTATATGTGGACAAATGAACCTGGAAACAAAGGTTGCTCCTTCTGTCATTTATTAAGCCACTATTATATGGTCAGAATTGTACTAAACAGTTTTGAGAAGTAAGAGAAGTTGAATAGAATACATTGTTCTTGTCCTCCGGCTACCAGGTACAAGTTACTTGTCACTGTTATTTTTCTAGCACAGGTGACAGAATATGCAGCCATGAAACAATGTGAGACCATGAAAGCACATATTAATGAGCAGAAACAGGATGTAATGTGCTAAGAACAGAATCCCCTTTGCATGTTAGTTTCATTAAATACAAAAGAGGAACAAACCTGGCCGGCGGAGATCATCATTCTTAGAGAATAGAAACCGCTCTGAGTTTATAATGTCCATTAAACaatacaactgaaaaaaaaaatcagcacagATTTTAAATGATGATGAAAAATTCAGATCTCCCCTCCTGGTTTACACTACTAGAGGAAATAGAGAAGAATATACATGCTGAGAAATTGCAGGCTGGAACTGCATCTGAAATTAGCTACTGAGTGAGGGATAAGTGGGGTTCACCCAGGAAGGTCATTCTTATGGCTCAGTTCAGAGTTGGAGGAGGCTTCTGAACTTAGAAGGGAAAGTAAATTACAACCCAGCATTAGTAGCAATTATCCTTCAAGTCTTGACTTAGATGCAATTTCCTCAGGAAGTCCTTCCTGACTTACCTACATTATTAACCCCAtttgaatttcctttttattgtagTTGTTGTTCTTAAGTGCATAGAATTGGTTTAATTTTACCCAATGAGTTCACAGCACATTGTAATTATTGGCAGTAGTACAAGACTCTCTCGTCTCTTCCCTTGCCTCCGTTCTCATTCTCTCCCCTCCCTAGAGAATCCATTCTAAATGTGTCTGGTATGTCTCTAAGTATGAGAGTGGCCTTTAGAAATATGTAGCATTATttctctttatgtattttaaaaatttaataaatgtcaTTGTGTGTTGAATcacattctgtttcttttctcactTGACCCTGTGCTTTTTGAGCATACTGAGGTCAAAGGCCTCCTCTTAGATCCATGTGGTCTGACGTAATTTACCAGGCATGGGTTTTCCCAGAAGAGGGGTCTGGTTCATGGTATTGGTTTTGGTTTTCCAGAAGATTTTGTGATTCAGGCAAAGGCTGACTGTTACTTCACCAACGGGACAGAAAAGGTGCAGTTTGTGGTCAGATTCATCTTTAACTTGGAGGAGTATGTACGTTTCGACAGTGATGTGGGGATGTTTGTGGCATTGACGGAGCTGGGGCAGCCAGATGCTGAGCAGTGGAACAGCCGGCTGGATCTCTTGGAGAGGAGCAGAGAGGCCGTGGATGGGGTCTGTAGACACAACTACAGGCTGGGCGCACCCTTCACTGTGGGGAGAAAAGGTGAGGTCTGGCGGGGCTCAGGAATGTCTCCCATGTGAACCTGGCCATGGCTCTTCTTTCTTACAGGCAATTTTCTGCTTTAGGATAAATGATTGTCTGTGTAGATGTTCTGGCCCCAGCTGTGATGCATTATCCTCACAAGTCAGCCACTGTGATCTTGGTCTCAGATCCCCAAGGTTCTCAGGGACTTCGAGGGCTAGTGTACTCTCAAAGAGAAGCAGTAATCGTGGGAGTACCTCAGAAAGTCTAAATCCTCCTGGCAGGCATTGACATACCCTGTTACTGATCTTGGGGGCTGAGACTTGCCTATACTTTGTGTTCACTTGGGTGATCTGGGAAAGAGATTAGACGTAGTGATAGTCCCTAAAGAATCTCCTGTCCCAGCTTGGTGGTTTTCTTTCATGGTGTCtcatttttcctcccttcctAGTGCAACCAGAGGTGACAGTGTACTCAGAGAGGACCCCACTCCTGCACCAGCATAATCTGCTGCACTGCTCTGTGACGGGCTTCTATCCAGGGGATATCAAGATCAGGTGGTTCCTGAATGGGCAGGAGGAGAGAGCTGGGGTCATGTCCACTGGCCTTATCGGGAATGGAGACTGGACCTTTCAGACTGTGGTGATGCTAGAAATGACTCCTGAACTTGGACATGTCTACACCTGCCTTGTCGATCACTCCAGCCTGCTGAGCCCTGTTTCTGTGGAGTGGAGTGAGAATTAGTTTCTAGTACTCTCTGGGCCTGACTCAGGACTATACTGACTCAATACAGAGCCTGTGTCACTTCTGCATTTATCTTGGTCACAACATGAATTATTCTTTCCCTTTATCTGGGACAGTCACAGAAAACAGAGTCCTTGGGTTAGGGTGGGAGAAAACATGGCAGATATCTATCCTCATATCTTCCAAGAAATGAGGAGGTCTAATCACCTCATTATGTGCTTCCAACCCTATGAACTGGTGTCCTCTAATTCTTTGGTCTTAGTATTTAGGAGGCATTCTTATGGGCTGTAAGAATCTGTAACCGATGGATGGTAACTCCATGGGTGCCaactttggtttcaaagaaccatttctaaatttgtttattttcctctAGCTAGCATTGGATTTGGTGTCTAGTCCAGATTCTGGGATTCCAAGAAAGTGCTTTAAATACTGGgatatttttactaattttaagACCTGTTTCCCATAGGAGCTCAGTCTGAATATTCTTGGAGAAAGATGCTGAGTGGCATTGCAGCCTTCCTACTTGGGCTAATCTTCCTCCTGGTGGGAATCGTCATCCAGCTAAGGGCTCAGAAAGGTAATGAGCCTGGGAGGAGTGCCCTGCCGCCTGTCCCAGaccttccccactcccaccttCCCTAACGTCAATGATCTGAGGCAAGGAAAGCTGATTGTACCTCTCAGGGATCACCgggataatttttttctgaagctaGAAATG
The window above is part of the Symphalangus syndactylus isolate Jambi chromosome 23, NHGRI_mSymSyn1-v2.1_pri, whole genome shotgun sequence genome. Proteins encoded here:
- the LOC129473271 gene encoding HLA class II histocompatibility antigen, DO beta chain, which produces MGSRWVPWVVALLVNLTRLDSSMTQGTDSPEDFVIQAKADCYFTNGTEKVQFVVRFIFNLEEYVRFDSDVGMFVALTELGQPDAEQWNSRLDLLERSREAVDGVCRHNYRLGAPFTVGRKVQPEVTVYSERTPLLHQHNLLHCSVTGFYPGDIKIRWFLNGQEERAGVMSTGLIGNGDWTFQTVVMLEMTPELGHVYTCLVDHSSLLSPVSVEWRAQSEYSWRKMLSGIAAFLLGLIFLLVGIVIQLRAQKGYVRTQMSGNEVSRAVLLPPPC